One genomic window of Salvelinus alpinus chromosome 9, SLU_Salpinus.1, whole genome shotgun sequence includes the following:
- the LOC139584765 gene encoding myb/SANT-like DNA-binding domain-containing protein 4 encodes MATRAAYFSPSEAQILMEAYEEVKDIIKKKGNTATVIKQREKAWQSIADRLNALNMNGPKRTWQQVKIKYKNILQNAVKKNTHRQGTGGGSPKADLTPAEDMALELNKGRPVLEGIPGGKETSIGSSQDATRFIQVSGSTVFLLEPPAQAPDDADPGEGPSAAATAHDGDDDEETTISLDSRRHEDPDAIQLENQPGNISSQAIRKLYGNHLRRQIELADIDIQYKKKKMENLALESEIKEDN; translated from the exons atggcaactagagccgcgtacttttccccgtcggaagcacaaatcctcatggaggcatacgaggaggtaaaagatataattaagaagaaaggcaacaccgccacagtgataaagcaaagagaaaaagcgtggcaaagtattgcagaccgcctgaatgc attaaacatgaacgggccaaaacggacatggcagcaggtcaaaatcaaatacaagaacattctgcagaatg cagtgaaaaagaatacccacagacaaggcacgggtggtgggtcaccaaaggctgaccttaccccagcagaggacatggccttggagctaaataaaggcaggcccgtcttagaggggatccctggggggaaagagacgagcataggttcctcccaagatgccacccgcttcattcaag tgtctggcagcactgtgttcctgttagagccaccagcacaagcaccagacgatgctgatcca ggtgaaggccccagtgcagcagcaacagcacatgatggagacgatgatgaggagacgaccatctctctggattccagaaggcatgag gacccagatgctatacagttggaaaaccagcctggcaacata agctcacaagctatcagaaagttgtatggcaaccacctccggcgccaaatagaactggcagacatagacattcagtacaagaagaaaaagatggaaaatcttgcactggagtctgaaataaaagaggacaattag